In Zingiber officinale cultivar Zhangliang chromosome 6A, Zo_v1.1, whole genome shotgun sequence, a single genomic region encodes these proteins:
- the LOC121995352 gene encoding xylose isomerase-like translates to MPQFSTNIINRFAAEEEATKTDWHFVQHDIQGESAAVAIDSCSFCRLDARVMFVGLQIAEVPKTCPANREVKCDGDGWEGEFFPGISKIKYEGPSSKNPLSFKWYNAEEEILGKKMKDWFRFSVAFWHTFRGTGADPFGAPTKSWPWEDGTNSLEMAKRRMRAHFEFSEKLGVDKWCFHDKDIAPDGKTLTETNANLDAVVALAKELQERTKITPLWGTAQLFLHPRYMHGAATSSEVGVYAYAAAQVKKAMEVTHYLGGENYVFWGGREGYQTLLNTDMGRELDHLASFLQAAVNYKKKIGFNGTLLIEPKPQEPTKHQYDWDAATAFAFLQKYGLSGEFKLNIECNHATLSGHSCHHELETARINGLLGNIDANTGDPQIGWDTDQFLTDIGEATLVMLSVVRNGGLAPGGFNFDAKLRRESTDVEDLFIAHISGMDTLARGLRNVAKLIEDGSLAELVRKRYQSFDTELGALIESGKADFETLEKKAIEWGEPSVASGKQELSEMIFQSVL, encoded by the exons ATGCCTCAGTTTTCCACAAATATCATCAATCGCTTTGCGGCTGAAGAAGAAGCGACGAAGACGGATTG GCATTTTGTGCAACATGATATTCAAGGGGAGTCTGCTGCTGTTGCCATTGACTCTTGTTCTTTCTGTCGCT TGGATGCTCGTGTAATGTTTGTTGGTTTGCAGATTGCTGAAGTCCCCAAAACATGCCCAGCCAATCGCGAGGTCAAGTGTGATGGCGATGGCTGGGAAGGGGAATTCTTCCCTGGCATCTCAAAAATTAAGTATGAG GGTCCATCTAGCAAGAATCCACTTTCATTCAAGTGGTACAATGCTGAGGAGGAGATTCTTGGGAAGAAAATGAAG GATTGGTTTCGGTTTAGTGTAGCCTTTTGGCATACATTTCGAGGGACTGGTGCTGATCCTTTTGGCGCCCCAACAAAATCATGGCCATGGGAGGATGGTACAAACTCATTAGAGATGGCCAAAAGGAGAA TGAGAGCACACTTTGAGTTCTCAGAGAAGCTTGGTGTTGACAAATGGTGTTTCCATGATAAAGATATTGCTCCAGATGGTAAAACGTTGACA GAAACAAATGCAAACTTGGATGCAGTGGTAGCTCTTGCAAAAGAACTCCAG GAGAGGACAAAAATCACACCATTGTGGGGCACAGCACAACTCTTCTTGCATCCTCGCTATATGCATGGAGCTGCTACAAG CTCAGAAGTTGGAGTTTATGCTTATGCAGCTGCTCAAGTCAAGAAGGCAATGGAG GTAACACACTACTTAGGAGGAGAGAACTACGTATTTTGGGGTGGACGTGAAGGTTATCAGACTCTTCTCAACACTGATATGGGGAGAGAGCTTGATCACTTG GCAAGTTTTCTTCAAGCTGCTGTCAATTATAAAAAGAAGATAGGATTTAATG GAACATTGCTGATAGAACCAAAACCTCAAGAACCTACCAAGCATCA GTATGATTGGGATGCTGCAACTGCCTTTGCTTTCCTTCAAAAATATGGCCTTTCAG GGGAGTTCAAGTTGAATATTGAATGTAACCATGCCACTTTATCTGGTCATAG CTGTCACCATGAGCTTGAAACCGCAAGAATAAATGGATTGCTCGGAAATATTGATGCAAATACTGGTGATCCGCAGATTG GTTGGGACACTGATCAGTTTCTCACGGATATTGGAGAGGCGACCCTTGTTATGCTCAGTGTTGTGAGAAAT GGAGGACTTGCACCTGGTGGATTTAACTTCGATGCAAAATT GAGGAGAGAGAGCACTGATGTCGAGGACTTATTCATAGCTCATATTTCTGGAATGGACACGCTTGCTCGAGGGCTTCGAAATGTAGCCAAACTAATCGAG GATGGTTCTCTCGCTGAGCTTGTTCGCAAACGCTACCAAAGCTTTGACACCGAACTCGGGGCTTTGATCGAG TCTGGTAAGGCAGATTTTGAAACACTTGAAAAGAAGGCAATTGAATGGGGTGAACCATCTGTTGCCTCTGGGAAACAG GAACTCTCGGAGATGATATTCCAATCCGTGTTATAG